The Quercus robur chromosome 7, dhQueRobu3.1, whole genome shotgun sequence genome has a segment encoding these proteins:
- the LOC126693329 gene encoding serine carboxypeptidase-like 45 has translation MQHKSWIIIGTIYATLVQVCLTLGSISGDHKIVSLPGQPKVNFQQYGGYITIDERQHRALFYYFAEAETEPASKPLVLWLNGGPGCSSIGAGAFCEHGPFRPSGDILVRNDYSWNKEANMLYLESPAGVGFSFAANKSFYDSVNDELTAQDNLEFLQRWFTKFPEYKGRDLFITGESYAGHYVPQLAQLIIKQNVKFNLKGIAIGNPLLEFNIDFNSRAEFYWSHGLISDSTYESFTSICNYSQIRRQSTSRSLTPVCSGVIRQVSREISNSIDTYDVTLDVCLPSILSQAQVLNQLQDTEKIDVCVEDETDKYLNRKDVQQAFHARLVGVSNWTFCSDVIKYEMQNLEVPTIHVLGELAKSGIRVLVYSGDQDSVIPLTGTRTLVNGLAKELGLNTTVPYRAWFGGTQVAGWTQVYGNILSFATIRGAAHEAPFTQPKRSLVLFSSFLAGRTMPESPSLTEH, from the exons ATGCAACATAAATCATGGATTATCATCGGAACAATCTATGCAACTCTAGTGCAAGTATGCCTAACTCTTGGCTCCATTTCGGGAGATCATAAGATAGTCAGCTTGCCAGGGCAGCCAAAGGTTAATTTCCAGCAATATGGGGGATACATAACCATTGATGAAAGGCAACACAGAGCTCTATTTTACTATTTTGCTGAAGCAGAAACAGAACCAGCTTCAAAGCCTCTAGTACTTTGGTTGAATGGAG GTCCTGGTTGTTCATCAATTGGTGCCGGAGCATTTTGCGAGCATGGGCCCTTTAGACCAAGTGGAGACATTCTGGTCAGAAATGATTATAGCTGGAATAAAG AAGCAAATATGTTATACCTGGAATCCCCAGCAGGAGTTGGATTCTCCTTCGCTGCTAATAAATCCTTCTATGACTCCGTGAACGATGAACTCACAG CACAAGATAATCTTGAGTTCCTTCAGCGCTGGTTCACAAAATTCCCAGAATACAAAGGTAGAGATTTGTTCATCACAGGGGAGAGTTATGCAG GACATTATGTTCCACAACTCGCACAGCTCATTATTAAGCAAAATGTGAAGTTCAATCTCAAGGGCATAGCT ATAGGGAATCCTCTACTGGAGTTCAATATTGATTTCAACTCCAGGGCTGAGTTCTATTGGTCTCACGGATTGATATCCGATTCAACTTATGAAAGTTTCACTTCCATCTGTAATTACTCCCAAATCAGAAGACAGTCAACTAGTCGCAGTCTCACTCCTGTTTGTTCTGGAGTAATAAGACAAGTTTCAAGAGAAATTAGTAACTCCATCGACACGTATGATGTCACTCTTGATGTCTGTTTACCATCAATTCTTTCACAAGCCCAGGTGTTGAATCAACTG CAAGATACAGAGAAAATAGATGTTTGCGTGGAAGATGAAACAGATAAGTACTTGAACCGGAAAGACGTACAGCAAGCTTTCCATGCTCGACTTGTTGGAGTCTCCAATTGGACTTTTTGCAGCGA TGTCATCAAATATGAAATGCAAAATCTTGAAGTACCTACAATCCATGTTCTGGGTGAGCTTGCCAAATCAGGCATCCGGGTCTTAGTATACag TGGAGACCAAGATTCTGTCATCCCACTTACTGGGACACGAACACTCGTAAATGGACTTGCCAAGGAGTTGGGACTGAATACAACTGTGCCTTACAGAGCGTGGTTTGGAGGAACACAG GTTGCTGGATGGACACAAGTATATGGCAATATCTTATCTTTTGCAACCATTAGAGGAGCAGCTCATGAAGCTCCATTTACACAGCCAAAGAGATCACTTGTGCTATTTAGTTCATTTTTGGCAGGAAGGACAATGCCAGAATCACCCTCATTGACCGAGCATTGA
- the LOC126693331 gene encoding 10 kDa chaperonin-like, whose protein sequence is MAKRFIPLLNRVLIEKVVPPAKTNAGILLPEKATKMNSGKVVAVGSGLRDREGNLIPVSVKEGDTVLLPEFGGTQVKLGDKDYHLYRDEDILGTLLE, encoded by the exons ATGGCTAAGCGTTTTATTCCACTGCTGAATCGCGTTTTGATCGAGAAAGTCGTCCCTCCTGCCAAAACCAATGCCGGAATCTTGCTTCCTGAGAAGGCCACCAAG ATGAACTCTGGAAAAGTTGTGGCTGTGGGTTCCGGGCTTCGTGATAGAGAGGGAAACTTGATCCCCGTTAGCGTAAAAGAAGGAGACACTGTCCTTTTACCTGAATTTGGCGGAACTCAAGTGAAGCTTGGTGATAAAGA CTATCATCTGTATCGGGATGAAGATATATTGGGGACACTTCTTGAATAA